From Cannabis sativa cultivar Pink pepper isolate KNU-18-1 chromosome 8, ASM2916894v1, whole genome shotgun sequence, a single genomic window includes:
- the LOC115701333 gene encoding uncharacterized protein LOC115701333 isoform X11, with protein sequence MQLRKVGHCANDFQWLGSPLSSRKKRKHYQSFQCNGVRISVHDFVYVLAEEDKRLVAYLEDMYEESRGSKIVVVRWYHKIDEVGIVLPQNYNDREIFFSLCLQDLNIECIDGLATVLSPLHYEKFQNEARHTQLEPFVCRKQFEDDDVTPFDITQVKGYWKQDILRYMYSVSLKDYDISQQSNDSLLEENAPAIGVRPKKRQCTERRELTSAVYLEPRNLVKSGIDFNCGNETCDMDGGKYFSTLSTKVTKDNSSQLYEVGSEVEVLSQDSGIRGCWFRASIIKKHKDKVKVRYVDIQDASDEANKLEEWVLSSKVACPDHLGFRMDGRAVVRPAPQPNKGRVSWVVHVGTVVDVWRHDGWWEGIVIRVSDDEFHVFFPGMHDFSWKVVSTQFFPLFLSIFGVNIFQCLYFTFAAEKQESFFSRLELRHSQEWLGNQWIQMKERADLVPVVSSSLEFKRVTQMSDHVSAQVTQYENKTSGKVENQYKDSGPESDKDYRKDKDLNIVLDLSKDNVFSKLKWKSSKKRRRVSGCSSQKLHRFDAGVFPTRTRERYVISTSMKRDHENCKYVGDSLFTSSSVVPHLTSLVMSR encoded by the exons ATGCAATTACGGAAGGTGGGCCATTGTGCTAATGATTTTCAATGGTTGGGTTCACCATTGTCAAGCAGAAAAAAGCGGAAGCATTATCAGTCTTTTCAGTGTAATGGTGTTAGAATATCT GTTCATGACTTTGTTTATGTTTTGGCGGAAGAGGATAAACGTCTTGTTGCTTACTTGGAAGATATGTATGAAGAATCTAGAGGCAGCAAGATTGTTGTGGTACGTTGGTATCACAAAATTGATGAGGTTGGTATTGTTTTGCCTCAAAATTATAATGACAGGGaaattttcttttctctctgtCTTCAAGATCTAAATATTGAGTGCATAGATGGATTAGCTACTGTTCTCAGCCCCCTTCATTACGAGAAGTTTCAGAATGAGGCAAGACACACACAATTGGAACCATTTGTCTGCCGCAAACAATTTGAAGATGATGATGTTACGCCTTTTGACATAACTCAAGTTAAAGGTTATTGGAAACAGGATATACTCAGATACATGTATTCTGTTTCTTTAAAGGACTATGATATTTCTCAACAATCTAATGATTCTCTTTTGGAAGAAAATGCTCCTGCTATTGGTGTAAGGCCTAAAAAGAGGCAATGCACTGAGAGAAGAGAGCTGACTAGTGCTGTATATTTGGAGCCACGTAATTTAGTTAAAAGTGGGATTGATTTCAACTGTGGAAATGAAACATGTGATATGGATGgaggaaaatatttttcaacgtTGTCTACGAAAGTAACTAAGGATAACTCTTCACAGTTGTATGAAGTAGGTTCTGAGGTTGAAGTGCTCTCCCAAGATAGTGGTATCAGGGGATGTTGGTTTAGAGCCTCTATTATTAAGAAACACAAAGATAAAGTGAAGGTGCGATATGTGGATATCCAAGATGCTTCTGATGAGGCCAATAAGCTTGAG GAATGGGTGCTGTCTTCTAAGGTTGCTTGTCCTGATCACTTGGGTTTTCGTATGGATGGAAGAGCAGTTGTTCGTCCTGCCCCGCAGCCCAATAAAGGTCGAGTTTCATGGGTAGTTCATGTTGGGACTGTTGTGGATGTATGGCGGCATGATGGTTGGTGGGAAGGCATCGTGATCCGTGTGTCTGATGATGAATTTCATGTATTTTTTCCAGGTATGCATGATTTCTCTTGGAAAGTAGTTAGTACACAGTTTTTTCCCCTTTTCTTATCTATTTTTGGTGTTAATATATTTCAATGTCTTTACTTTACCTTTGCAGCTGAAAAGCAGGAGTCTTTTTTTAGCCGTCTTGAATTGAGACATTCTCAAGAATGGTTAGGAAATCAGTGGATTCAGATGAAGGAAAGGGCAGATCTTGTGCCTGTTGTAAGTTCCAGTTTAGAATTTAAGAGAGTCACACAAATGTCCGATCATGTTTCTGCCCAAGTTACACAATACGAAAACAAAACATCTGGAAAAGTTGAAAATCAGTACAAGGATTCAGGTCCTGAAAGTGACAAAGATTATAGGAAGGATAAAGATCTCAATATAGTTTTAGATCTATCAAAGGATAATGTGTTTTCCAAATTGAAGTGGAAGTCATCCAAGAAAAGACGACGAGTCAGTGGTTGTTCTTCCCAAAAATTGCATCGATTTGATGCTGGTGTATTTCCAACTCGCACTCGGGAAAGATACGTGATTTCAACCTCGATGAAACGTGATCATGAGAACTGTAAGTACGTGGGGGATTCTCTCTTCACCTCCTCCTCTGTTGTCCCACATCTTACTAGTTTGGTTATGTCTAGGTGA
- the LOC115701333 gene encoding uncharacterized protein LOC115701333 isoform X12, with protein sequence MFHRRCNYGRWAIVLMIFNGWVHHCQAEKSGSIISLFSVHDFVYVLAEEDKRLVAYLEDMYEESRGSKIVVVRWYHKIDEVGIVLPQNYNDREIFFSLCLQDLNIECIDGLATVLSPLHYEKFQNEARHTQLEPFVCRKQFEDDDVTPFDITQVKGYWKQDILRYMYSVSLKDYDISQQSNDSLLEENAPAIGVRPKKRQCTERRELTSAVYLEPRNLVKSGIDFNCGNETCDMDGGKYFSTLSTKVTKDNSSQLYEVGSEVEVLSQDSGIRGCWFRASIIKKHKDKVKVRYVDIQDASDEANKLEEWVLSSKVACPDHLGFRMDGRAVVRPAPQPNKGRVSWVVHVGTVVDVWRHDGWWEGIVIRVSDDEFHVFFPGMHDFSWKVVSTQFFPLFLSIFGVNIFQCLYFTFAAEKQESFFSRLELRHSQEWLGNQWIQMKERADLVPVVSSSLEFKRVTQMSDHVSAQVTQYENKTSGKVENQYKDSGPESDKDYRKDKDLNIVLDLSKDNVFSKLKWKSSKKRRRVSGCSSQKLHRFDAGVFPTRTRERYVISTSMKRDHENCKYVGDSLFTSSSVVPHLTSLVMSR encoded by the exons ATGTTCCACAGGAGATGCAATTACGGAAGGTGGGCCATTGTGCTAATGATTTTCAATGGTTGGGTTCACCATTGTCAAGCAGAAAAAAGCGGAAGCATTATCAGTCTTTTCAGT GTTCATGACTTTGTTTATGTTTTGGCGGAAGAGGATAAACGTCTTGTTGCTTACTTGGAAGATATGTATGAAGAATCTAGAGGCAGCAAGATTGTTGTGGTACGTTGGTATCACAAAATTGATGAGGTTGGTATTGTTTTGCCTCAAAATTATAATGACAGGGaaattttcttttctctctgtCTTCAAGATCTAAATATTGAGTGCATAGATGGATTAGCTACTGTTCTCAGCCCCCTTCATTACGAGAAGTTTCAGAATGAGGCAAGACACACACAATTGGAACCATTTGTCTGCCGCAAACAATTTGAAGATGATGATGTTACGCCTTTTGACATAACTCAAGTTAAAGGTTATTGGAAACAGGATATACTCAGATACATGTATTCTGTTTCTTTAAAGGACTATGATATTTCTCAACAATCTAATGATTCTCTTTTGGAAGAAAATGCTCCTGCTATTGGTGTAAGGCCTAAAAAGAGGCAATGCACTGAGAGAAGAGAGCTGACTAGTGCTGTATATTTGGAGCCACGTAATTTAGTTAAAAGTGGGATTGATTTCAACTGTGGAAATGAAACATGTGATATGGATGgaggaaaatatttttcaacgtTGTCTACGAAAGTAACTAAGGATAACTCTTCACAGTTGTATGAAGTAGGTTCTGAGGTTGAAGTGCTCTCCCAAGATAGTGGTATCAGGGGATGTTGGTTTAGAGCCTCTATTATTAAGAAACACAAAGATAAAGTGAAGGTGCGATATGTGGATATCCAAGATGCTTCTGATGAGGCCAATAAGCTTGAG GAATGGGTGCTGTCTTCTAAGGTTGCTTGTCCTGATCACTTGGGTTTTCGTATGGATGGAAGAGCAGTTGTTCGTCCTGCCCCGCAGCCCAATAAAGGTCGAGTTTCATGGGTAGTTCATGTTGGGACTGTTGTGGATGTATGGCGGCATGATGGTTGGTGGGAAGGCATCGTGATCCGTGTGTCTGATGATGAATTTCATGTATTTTTTCCAGGTATGCATGATTTCTCTTGGAAAGTAGTTAGTACACAGTTTTTTCCCCTTTTCTTATCTATTTTTGGTGTTAATATATTTCAATGTCTTTACTTTACCTTTGCAGCTGAAAAGCAGGAGTCTTTTTTTAGCCGTCTTGAATTGAGACATTCTCAAGAATGGTTAGGAAATCAGTGGATTCAGATGAAGGAAAGGGCAGATCTTGTGCCTGTTGTAAGTTCCAGTTTAGAATTTAAGAGAGTCACACAAATGTCCGATCATGTTTCTGCCCAAGTTACACAATACGAAAACAAAACATCTGGAAAAGTTGAAAATCAGTACAAGGATTCAGGTCCTGAAAGTGACAAAGATTATAGGAAGGATAAAGATCTCAATATAGTTTTAGATCTATCAAAGGATAATGTGTTTTCCAAATTGAAGTGGAAGTCATCCAAGAAAAGACGACGAGTCAGTGGTTGTTCTTCCCAAAAATTGCATCGATTTGATGCTGGTGTATTTCCAACTCGCACTCGGGAAAGATACGTGATTTCAACCTCGATGAAACGTGATCATGAGAACTGTAAGTACGTGGGGGATTCTCTCTTCACCTCCTCCTCTGTTGTCCCACATCTTACTAGTTTGGTTATGTCTAGGTGA
- the LOC115701333 gene encoding uncharacterized protein LOC115701333 isoform X13, which yields MQLRKVGHCANDFQWLGSPLSSRKKRKHYQSFQCNGVRISVHDFVYVLAEEDKRLVAYLEDMYEESRGSKIVVVRWYHKIDEVGIVLPQNYNDREIFFSLCLQDLNIECIDGLATVLSPLHYEKFQNEARHTQLEPFVCRKQFEDDDVTPFDITQVKGYWKQDILRYMYSVSLKDYDISQQSNDSLLEENAPAIGVRPKKRQCTERRELTSAVYLEPRNLVKSGIDFNCGNETCDMDGGKYFSTLSTKVTKDNSSQLYEVGSEVEVLSQDSGIRGCWFRASIIKKHKDKVKVRYVDIQDASDEANKLEEWVLSSKVACPDHLGFRMDGRAVVRPAPQPNKGRVSWVVHVGTVVDVWRHDGWWEGIVIRVSDDEFHVFFPAEKQESFFSRLELRHSQEWLGNQWIQMKERADLVPVVSSSLEFKRVTQMSDHVSAQVTQYENKTSGKVENQYKDSGPESDKDYRKDKDLNIVLDLSKDNVFSKLKWKSSKKRRRVSGCSSQKLHRFDAGVFPTRTRERYVISTSMKRDHENCKYVGDSLFTSSSVVPHLTSLVMSR from the exons ATGCAATTACGGAAGGTGGGCCATTGTGCTAATGATTTTCAATGGTTGGGTTCACCATTGTCAAGCAGAAAAAAGCGGAAGCATTATCAGTCTTTTCAGTGTAATGGTGTTAGAATATCT GTTCATGACTTTGTTTATGTTTTGGCGGAAGAGGATAAACGTCTTGTTGCTTACTTGGAAGATATGTATGAAGAATCTAGAGGCAGCAAGATTGTTGTGGTACGTTGGTATCACAAAATTGATGAGGTTGGTATTGTTTTGCCTCAAAATTATAATGACAGGGaaattttcttttctctctgtCTTCAAGATCTAAATATTGAGTGCATAGATGGATTAGCTACTGTTCTCAGCCCCCTTCATTACGAGAAGTTTCAGAATGAGGCAAGACACACACAATTGGAACCATTTGTCTGCCGCAAACAATTTGAAGATGATGATGTTACGCCTTTTGACATAACTCAAGTTAAAGGTTATTGGAAACAGGATATACTCAGATACATGTATTCTGTTTCTTTAAAGGACTATGATATTTCTCAACAATCTAATGATTCTCTTTTGGAAGAAAATGCTCCTGCTATTGGTGTAAGGCCTAAAAAGAGGCAATGCACTGAGAGAAGAGAGCTGACTAGTGCTGTATATTTGGAGCCACGTAATTTAGTTAAAAGTGGGATTGATTTCAACTGTGGAAATGAAACATGTGATATGGATGgaggaaaatatttttcaacgtTGTCTACGAAAGTAACTAAGGATAACTCTTCACAGTTGTATGAAGTAGGTTCTGAGGTTGAAGTGCTCTCCCAAGATAGTGGTATCAGGGGATGTTGGTTTAGAGCCTCTATTATTAAGAAACACAAAGATAAAGTGAAGGTGCGATATGTGGATATCCAAGATGCTTCTGATGAGGCCAATAAGCTTGAG GAATGGGTGCTGTCTTCTAAGGTTGCTTGTCCTGATCACTTGGGTTTTCGTATGGATGGAAGAGCAGTTGTTCGTCCTGCCCCGCAGCCCAATAAAGGTCGAGTTTCATGGGTAGTTCATGTTGGGACTGTTGTGGATGTATGGCGGCATGATGGTTGGTGGGAAGGCATCGTGATCCGTGTGTCTGATGATGAATTTCATGTATTTTTTCCAG CTGAAAAGCAGGAGTCTTTTTTTAGCCGTCTTGAATTGAGACATTCTCAAGAATGGTTAGGAAATCAGTGGATTCAGATGAAGGAAAGGGCAGATCTTGTGCCTGTTGTAAGTTCCAGTTTAGAATTTAAGAGAGTCACACAAATGTCCGATCATGTTTCTGCCCAAGTTACACAATACGAAAACAAAACATCTGGAAAAGTTGAAAATCAGTACAAGGATTCAGGTCCTGAAAGTGACAAAGATTATAGGAAGGATAAAGATCTCAATATAGTTTTAGATCTATCAAAGGATAATGTGTTTTCCAAATTGAAGTGGAAGTCATCCAAGAAAAGACGACGAGTCAGTGGTTGTTCTTCCCAAAAATTGCATCGATTTGATGCTGGTGTATTTCCAACTCGCACTCGGGAAAGATACGTGATTTCAACCTCGATGAAACGTGATCATGAGAACTGTAAGTACGTGGGGGATTCTCTCTTCACCTCCTCCTCTGTTGTCCCACATCTTACTAGTTTGGTTATGTCTAGGTGA